One window from the genome of Streptomyces sp. NBC_01476 encodes:
- a CDS encoding HAD family hydrolase, producing the protein MIFDCDGVLVDSEKIAVKIDVRVLADLGWPLTEDEVVRRFVGRSFADMTAAIEEHLGRPLPAGWDTPYTALYREALDRELTPVDGVVEALDAITLPTCVASSTSHSGLRHRLGRTGLYDRFAGRIFSAADVARGKPAPDLFLHAARSLGVAPERCVVVEDSRYGVAAARAAGMRSYGYYGGLTPAAWLEGPGTTVFDDMRKLPGLLLA; encoded by the coding sequence GTGATCTTCGACTGTGACGGGGTGCTCGTCGACAGCGAGAAGATCGCGGTGAAGATCGACGTCCGGGTGCTCGCCGACCTGGGCTGGCCGCTGACCGAGGACGAGGTCGTCCGGCGCTTCGTCGGCCGCTCCTTCGCCGACATGACCGCCGCCATCGAGGAGCACCTCGGCCGCCCGCTGCCGGCCGGCTGGGACACGCCGTACACGGCGCTGTACCGGGAGGCGCTCGACCGCGAACTCACCCCGGTGGACGGCGTGGTGGAGGCACTGGACGCGATCACACTGCCGACCTGCGTGGCGTCGAGCACCAGCCATTCGGGCCTGCGGCACCGGCTCGGCCGCACCGGGCTCTACGACCGTTTCGCGGGGCGGATATTCAGCGCCGCCGACGTCGCCCGCGGCAAACCCGCCCCCGACCTCTTCCTGCACGCCGCCCGCAGTCTCGGGGTGGCCCCGGAGCGCTGCGTGGTGGTGGAGGACAGCCGCTACGGCGTGGCGGCGGCCCGCGCCGCCGGGATGCGCTCCTACGGCTACTACGGCGGCCTCACCCCGGCGGCCTGGCTCGAAGGCCCCGGCACCACCGTCTTCGACGACATGCGGAAGCTGCCCGGGCTGCTGCTCGCGTGA
- the alc gene encoding allantoicase: MTEQSGAGAAGAGADGVSTALTSFTGDARPYGGGDPYADYRSAELPFAGLADLADRRLGAGVIAANDEFFAERENLLLPGAAVFDPERFGHKGKVMDGWETRRRRGRSADVPHPEEADHDWALVRLGVPGVIHGIVVDTAHFRGNYPQAVSVEATSHSLSAAPEDLLDAGTEWTEVVPRTPVGGHAANAFAVRLERRFTHLRLRQYPDGGVARLRVPGRVAPDPGWLAELGTFDLVALENGGTVEDASDRFYSPPEHTILPGRSHRMDDGWETRRRRDSGHDWIEYRLAEQGEIRAVEIDTAYLKGNSAGWASLSVRDGADAPWVPLLPRVRLQPDTVHRFLVNQLPATHARLDIHPDGGISRLRLHGSLTVAGAARLAKRTEEIS, translated from the coding sequence ATGACGGAGCAGAGCGGGGCAGGAGCGGCCGGCGCGGGTGCGGACGGGGTGAGCACGGCGCTGACCTCCTTCACGGGGGACGCGCGGCCCTACGGCGGGGGCGATCCCTACGCGGACTACCGGTCGGCGGAGCTGCCCTTCGCCGGCCTGGCGGACCTCGCCGACCGAAGGCTGGGCGCAGGGGTGATCGCGGCGAATGACGAGTTCTTCGCCGAGCGGGAGAATCTGCTGCTGCCCGGGGCCGCCGTCTTCGACCCCGAGCGCTTCGGCCACAAGGGCAAGGTGATGGACGGCTGGGAGACCCGGCGCCGCCGTGGCCGGTCCGCCGACGTCCCGCACCCCGAGGAGGCCGACCACGACTGGGCACTGGTACGGCTCGGGGTGCCCGGGGTGATCCACGGAATCGTCGTCGACACCGCCCACTTCCGGGGCAACTACCCGCAGGCCGTCTCGGTCGAGGCCACCTCCCACTCCCTGTCCGCCGCGCCGGAGGACCTGCTGGACGCCGGCACCGAGTGGACCGAGGTCGTCCCCCGCACACCGGTCGGCGGCCACGCGGCGAACGCCTTCGCGGTCCGGCTGGAGCGCCGCTTCACCCATCTGCGGCTGCGCCAGTACCCGGACGGGGGCGTCGCCAGGCTGCGGGTCCCCGGCCGGGTCGCCCCCGACCCCGGCTGGCTGGCCGAACTGGGCACCTTCGACCTGGTCGCCCTGGAGAACGGCGGCACCGTCGAAGACGCCTCCGACCGCTTCTACTCGCCGCCCGAGCACACCATCCTGCCCGGGCGCTCCCACCGGATGGACGACGGCTGGGAGACCCGCAGGCGCCGGGACAGCGGGCACGACTGGATCGAGTACCGGCTGGCCGAACAGGGCGAGATCCGGGCCGTCGAGATCGACACCGCCTATCTCAAGGGCAACTCAGCGGGCTGGGCGTCCCTGTCCGTACGGGACGGCGCCGACGCGCCCTGGGTCCCCCTGCTGCCCCGGGTCCGGCTGCAGCCCGACACCGTCCACCGCTTCCTGGTCAACCAGCTGCCCGCCACCCACGCCAGGCTCGACATCCACCCCGACGGCGGCATCTCCCGGCTCCGCCTGCACGGCTCCCTCACGGTGGCGGGCGCGGCGCGGCTGGCGAAGCGGACGGAGGAGATCAGCTAG
- a CDS encoding bifunctional phosphatase PAP2/diacylglycerol kinase family protein: protein MTYPWKGWDKALFALVANRHWPGAEPVLPRLSRSANHGRLWFAVAAGMAATGGRSGRRAAARGLGSLALASLTVNTVGKSAVRRNRPILDSVPVIRQLHRQPITSSFPSGHSASAAAFVAGAAMESPAWGTALAPVAASVAFSRIYTGVHYPSDVVVGAALGVGAALTVRALLPPASPQPEPGPSTGAPALPDGEGLHVVVNTASGPPPLLMTPGDRIRTVLPQATVTERTEDDDLVELLEKAARSALEAGGALGVCGGDGTVSRAAAIALRHGLPLAVFPGGTRNHFALDLGFESVEDTAVAVLAGRAASVDVARHTDPVSGTSALFLNTFSIGSYPDLVRIRERWSRRVGSWPATVLAAVHVLRTCTPVDVEINGRPRSVWMVFAGNCRYSSWGPTPVRRRDLADGVLDVRIVDGGPFARTRMLGAALTGVLTGSPVYTVASVPRLRLRVRGPGVHLAYDGEVAPAPGELLLDKIPRGLVVFRG, encoded by the coding sequence ATGACGTATCCCTGGAAAGGCTGGGACAAGGCGCTGTTCGCCCTGGTGGCGAACCGGCACTGGCCGGGCGCGGAGCCGGTGCTGCCCCGGCTGAGCCGGTCGGCGAACCACGGCCGGCTCTGGTTCGCGGTGGCCGCCGGTATGGCGGCCACCGGCGGCAGGAGCGGGCGGCGGGCCGCCGCGCGGGGGCTGGGCTCGCTCGCACTGGCCTCCCTGACCGTCAACACGGTCGGCAAGAGCGCGGTCCGCCGCAACCGCCCGATACTCGACTCCGTTCCGGTGATACGGCAGCTGCACCGGCAGCCGATCACCTCCTCCTTCCCGTCCGGGCACTCCGCTTCTGCGGCGGCCTTCGTGGCCGGCGCCGCGATGGAGTCCCCGGCCTGGGGCACGGCGCTGGCGCCGGTCGCGGCGAGCGTGGCCTTCTCCCGGATCTACACCGGGGTGCACTACCCCAGCGACGTGGTGGTCGGCGCCGCCCTGGGTGTCGGCGCGGCACTGACCGTGCGGGCGCTGCTGCCGCCGGCCTCGCCCCAGCCCGAGCCCGGCCCGTCCACCGGGGCGCCGGCGCTGCCGGACGGCGAGGGGCTGCACGTCGTGGTGAACACCGCGTCCGGGCCGCCGCCGCTGCTAATGACGCCGGGCGACCGGATCCGTACGGTGCTGCCGCAGGCCACGGTCACCGAGCGGACCGAGGACGACGACCTGGTCGAGCTGCTGGAGAAGGCGGCCCGCTCGGCGCTGGAGGCCGGTGGCGCGCTGGGCGTGTGCGGCGGCGACGGTACGGTCAGCCGGGCCGCCGCGATCGCCCTGCGCCACGGGCTGCCGCTGGCGGTCTTCCCCGGCGGCACCCGCAACCACTTCGCGCTCGACCTGGGCTTCGAGTCGGTGGAGGACACCGCGGTCGCGGTACTGGCCGGGCGGGCCGCGTCGGTGGACGTGGCCCGGCACACCGATCCGGTCAGCGGCACCAGCGCCCTGTTCCTCAACACCTTCAGCATCGGCTCGTACCCCGACCTGGTCCGGATCAGGGAGCGCTGGTCACGGCGGGTGGGCAGCTGGCCGGCCACCGTGCTGGCGGCGGTGCACGTGCTGCGGACCTGCACGCCGGTCGATGTGGAGATCAACGGACGGCCCCGGTCGGTGTGGATGGTCTTCGCCGGGAACTGCCGTTACTCCAGTTGGGGCCCGACCCCCGTGCGGCGGCGGGATCTGGCCGACGGCGTGCTCGATGTGCGGATCGTCGACGGCGGGCCGTTCGCCAGGACCCGGATGCTCGGGGCGGCGCTGACCGGGGTGCTCACCGGGTCGCCGGTCTACACCGTGGCGTCGGTGCCGCGGCTGCGGCTGCGCGTGCGGGGCCCGGGCGTCCACCTCGCGTATGACGGGGAGGTGGCGCCCGCGCCCGGGGAACTGCTGCTGGACAAGATCCCCCGGGGGCTGGTGGTCTTCCGGGGGTGA
- a CDS encoding aminotransferase class I/II-fold pyridoxal phosphate-dependent enzyme: MRLTLPYDLRPDPGLPVPGYWDEHLDLSAPAQPPGGGPGLLAAAEGYWARRGLAADTGRVLAAPGAETLLLALLAAAEGDPVLARPAAAWQAPVARLLGRPVHTVPTAAEGGGVPDPFALLETVRRARADGRDPRLLVLSAVDDPSGTVSAPELLHETCEAAAEAGLLIVSDETYSDTLHRHDTVLLSPAEMLPDHTVVLTDLGATLVPSSVPAALARFPGSDHGTAWRERTAAILAALRAVLSGPVAAATTYVLTEPAEVTDHSAAAVRLHARVAAAAARAITDAGAVCRPPKAGFQLYPELGGPGMRAADLEDRLTAALGRRVLGGHRFGDDPLEPRVRIDTGPLHGATDAERRTAMAAANPLTVPHVAAALAALTAAFEEPAGQSRVGGPAGTGSRGGG, from the coding sequence ATGCGGCTCACCCTCCCGTACGACCTGCGGCCCGATCCGGGGCTGCCCGTGCCCGGTTACTGGGACGAACACCTGGATCTCTCGGCGCCCGCCCAGCCGCCCGGCGGCGGGCCCGGGCTGCTGGCCGCCGCCGAGGGTTACTGGGCCCGCCGCGGCCTGGCCGCCGACACCGGCCGGGTGCTGGCCGCGCCCGGCGCCGAGACACTGCTGCTGGCGCTGCTCGCCGCGGCCGAGGGCGACCCGGTGCTGGCCCGGCCGGCCGCCGCCTGGCAGGCACCGGTCGCCCGGCTGCTCGGCCGCCCGGTGCACACCGTGCCCACCGCGGCCGAGGGCGGCGGCGTACCCGACCCGTTCGCGCTGCTGGAGACGGTCCGCCGGGCCCGTGCGGACGGCCGTGACCCGCGGCTGCTGGTGCTCTCCGCGGTCGACGACCCCAGCGGTACGGTCAGCGCCCCCGAACTGCTCCACGAGACCTGCGAGGCCGCCGCGGAGGCCGGGCTGCTGATCGTCTCCGACGAGACCTACAGCGACACCCTGCACCGCCATGACACCGTCCTGCTCAGCCCCGCGGAGATGCTGCCCGACCACACCGTGGTCCTCACCGACCTCGGCGCCACCCTGGTCCCCTCGTCGGTGCCCGCCGCGCTCGCGCGCTTCCCGGGCAGCGACCACGGCACCGCGTGGCGGGAGCGGACCGCCGCGATCCTGGCCGCGCTGCGGGCCGTGCTCTCCGGCCCGGTCGCCGCCGCCACCACGTATGTGCTGACCGAACCCGCCGAGGTCACCGACCACAGCGCGGCCGCGGTCCGGCTGCACGCGCGGGTCGCGGCGGCCGCCGCCCGGGCCATCACCGACGCCGGCGCGGTGTGCCGGCCGCCGAAGGCCGGCTTCCAGCTCTACCCGGAGCTCGGCGGACCCGGTATGCGGGCGGCCGACCTGGAGGACCGTCTCACCGCCGCGCTGGGGCGCCGGGTGCTCGGCGGGCACCGCTTCGGCGACGACCCGCTGGAGCCGCGGGTACGGATCGACACCGGCCCGCTGCACGGCGCCACCGACGCCGAACGGCGTACCGCGATGGCCGCCGCCAACCCGCTCACCGTGCCGCACGTCGCGGCGGCGCTCGCCGCCCTCACCGCGGCCTTCGAGGAGCCTGCGGGCCAGTCGCGGGTCGGCGGCCCGGCCGGTACGGGATCGCGCGGCGGGGGCTGA
- a CDS encoding ankyrin repeat domain-containing protein: MTEPTPGQNPADGPDADPELIAFATRLFDLARQGDTAQLAAYVDAGVSANLTNDRGDSLLMLAAYHGHAAAVQALLDRGADPDRANDRGQTPLAGAVFKGEQDVITALVKAGADPSAGAPSAIDTARVFGKQELLALFGAQ; this comes from the coding sequence ATGACCGAGCCCACCCCCGGCCAGAATCCGGCTGACGGCCCTGACGCCGATCCCGAACTCATCGCCTTCGCCACCCGCCTCTTCGACCTCGCCCGGCAGGGCGACACCGCCCAGCTGGCGGCCTACGTCGACGCCGGCGTCTCGGCGAACCTCACCAACGACCGCGGCGACAGCCTGCTGATGCTCGCCGCCTACCACGGCCACGCCGCGGCGGTCCAGGCACTGCTGGACCGCGGCGCCGACCCGGACCGCGCCAACGACCGGGGCCAGACCCCGTTGGCGGGCGCCGTCTTCAAGGGCGAGCAGGACGTGATCACCGCCCTGGTGAAGGCCGGCGCCGACCCCAGCGCGGGCGCCCCGTCCGCGATCGACACCGCCCGCGTCTTCGGCAAGCAGGAACTGCTGGCGCTCTTCGGCGCCCAGTGA
- a CDS encoding SseB family protein, with protein sequence MTDINSDGALPPAQRALHEIAHGSENVIALSTLAISEVLLPVPAPDDYPEEAGAGAGAEPPREIQLPVYEQEDGRQLVPVFTSETRMADALPATRRYRLVQLAALSGAWPSDELILSIDTGSEDALSISGEGVRALAGLVGGTN encoded by the coding sequence ATGACCGACATCAACTCCGACGGCGCCCTGCCCCCGGCACAGCGCGCCCTGCACGAGATCGCCCACGGCAGCGAGAACGTCATCGCGCTCAGCACCCTCGCGATCAGCGAGGTGCTGCTGCCGGTCCCGGCCCCCGACGACTACCCCGAAGAGGCCGGCGCGGGTGCCGGCGCCGAACCGCCACGGGAGATCCAGCTCCCGGTGTACGAGCAGGAGGACGGGCGGCAGCTGGTCCCCGTCTTCACCTCCGAGACCCGGATGGCCGATGCACTGCCCGCCACCCGCCGCTACCGGCTGGTCCAGCTCGCCGCGCTCAGCGGCGCCTGGCCGTCGGACGAGCTGATCCTGTCCATCGACACCGGCAGCGAGGACGCGCTGAGCATCTCCGGGGAGGGCGTACGCGCCCTGGCCGGTCTCGTCGGCGGCACCAACTGA
- a CDS encoding class I SAM-dependent methyltransferase — protein MFTDADAAVLYDLLNPWDPGHQPGDAYYNELITAADSVLDVGCGTGAMLAFARDHGHRGRLVGLDPDTAALDRARRHTGIEWVEGTAAGAAWTAEFELAIMTGHAFQSLISDDDLRASLAAVHTALRPGGRFAFETRHPQARAWEGWNRSDPADVVELTHPTGGPLRVWHEVDSVAGDLVTFHGTTARPDGTVLRTDHATLRFLDAAALDALLAEAGFEIDAHYGDWMRGPVTGASREIIVVARRP, from the coding sequence GTGTTCACCGACGCCGACGCAGCCGTGCTGTACGACCTGCTGAACCCGTGGGACCCCGGGCACCAGCCGGGGGACGCCTACTACAACGAGCTGATCACGGCCGCGGACTCTGTCCTGGACGTCGGCTGCGGCACCGGCGCCATGCTCGCCTTCGCCCGCGATCACGGCCACCGCGGCCGTCTTGTCGGCCTTGACCCGGACACCGCCGCCCTCGACCGGGCCCGGCGGCACACCGGCATCGAGTGGGTCGAGGGCACCGCCGCCGGCGCCGCGTGGACGGCCGAGTTCGAGCTGGCGATCATGACGGGCCATGCCTTCCAATCCCTCATCAGCGACGACGACCTGCGCGCTTCGCTCGCCGCCGTCCACACCGCGCTGCGCCCGGGCGGGCGTTTCGCCTTCGAGACGCGCCACCCCCAGGCGCGCGCCTGGGAGGGGTGGAACCGGTCGGACCCCGCCGACGTCGTCGAGCTCACCCACCCGACCGGCGGTCCCCTGCGGGTCTGGCACGAGGTCGACTCGGTCGCGGGCGACCTGGTCACCTTCCACGGGACGACCGCCCGGCCGGACGGGACCGTGCTCCGCACCGACCACGCCACCCTGCGCTTCCTGGATGCCGCCGCCCTCGACGCGCTGCTGGCCGAGGCCGGTTTCGAGATCGATGCCCACTACGGGGACTGGATGCGCGGACCCGTCACCGGCGCCAGCCGCGAGATCATCGTCGTCGCCCGCCGCCCCTGA
- a CDS encoding maleylpyruvate isomerase family mycothiol-dependent enzyme encodes MTTSHSPAPVLTYPQWLELIEDRSAALRRAAEASLAADPPARVPGCPDWTARDLVTHLGGVQRFWAAAVAAGPAGQPPAQEAVRDSRPANPGPVDNLLEWSAGSTAVLLDALRTAGPDAGCWTWWAESSTPATSGAVARHQMQEAAVHARDAQETADAAEPLPSALAVDALDEMLHVGFAMMDGWPHAPARVVLAADEGPAWTLILDATGASVVRGGPGGGPAAGAVLAGPAGDLLLSLYRRLAWDGPSLRVTGDPDLVRQLVVWPPLG; translated from the coding sequence ATGACGACTTCGCACTCCCCCGCCCCCGTACTGACCTACCCCCAGTGGCTGGAGCTGATCGAGGACCGGTCGGCCGCGCTCCGCAGGGCGGCGGAGGCGTCGCTGGCGGCGGATCCGCCGGCGCGGGTGCCGGGTTGCCCGGACTGGACGGCGCGGGACCTGGTGACGCATCTGGGCGGGGTGCAGCGGTTCTGGGCGGCGGCGGTGGCGGCGGGCCCGGCGGGGCAGCCGCCGGCGCAGGAGGCGGTGCGGGACAGCCGGCCGGCGAACCCCGGGCCGGTGGACAACCTGCTGGAGTGGTCGGCCGGTTCGACCGCGGTCCTGCTGGACGCGCTGCGCACCGCGGGCCCTGACGCCGGCTGCTGGACCTGGTGGGCGGAGTCCTCCACCCCGGCCACCTCGGGCGCGGTGGCGCGGCACCAGATGCAGGAGGCGGCGGTGCACGCCCGGGACGCCCAGGAGACCGCCGACGCCGCGGAACCGCTGCCGTCCGCGCTGGCGGTCGACGCGCTCGACGAGATGCTGCACGTCGGCTTCGCCATGATGGACGGCTGGCCGCACGCCCCCGCCCGGGTGGTGCTGGCCGCCGACGAGGGTCCGGCGTGGACGCTGATCCTGGACGCCACCGGAGCTTCGGTGGTGCGCGGCGGACCGGGCGGGGGTCCGGCGGCCGGCGCGGTCCTCGCAGGACCGGCCGGTGATCTGCTGCTCAGCCTCTACCGCCGGCTCGCCTGGGACGGCCCTTCGCTGCGGGTGACCGGAGATCCCGATCTTGTACGGCAGTTGGTGGTCTGGCCGCCGCTCGGCTGA
- a CDS encoding GNAT family N-acetyltransferase: protein MVAKSPAPTALEGRFVRLEPLDPSAHAADLFAAGGGDEEVWRWLPAEPPATEEELRELAGRVAAAARAAGGLAFAVRERAGGRAVGWTTYHDVSTVDERLEIGWTWYGRAHWRTPVNTETKLLLMGHAFDTLGMGRICWKTDHLNVRSQQAIVRLGAVREGVFRRHRLRSDGVTWRDSVYFSMLATEWPDAEARLRARLES from the coding sequence ATGGTTGCCAAGAGCCCCGCTCCCACCGCCCTCGAAGGCCGTTTCGTGCGCCTCGAACCCCTCGACCCGTCCGCCCACGCCGCGGACCTCTTCGCCGCGGGCGGCGGTGACGAGGAGGTGTGGCGGTGGCTGCCCGCCGAGCCGCCCGCCACCGAGGAGGAGCTGCGGGAACTGGCCGGCCGGGTGGCCGCTGCCGCCCGTGCCGCGGGCGGCCTGGCCTTCGCGGTACGGGAACGGGCCGGCGGCCGGGCGGTCGGCTGGACCACGTACCACGATGTGAGCACGGTGGACGAGCGGCTGGAGATCGGCTGGACCTGGTACGGGCGCGCGCACTGGCGCACCCCGGTCAACACCGAGACGAAGCTGCTGCTCATGGGGCACGCTTTCGACACGCTCGGCATGGGCCGGATCTGCTGGAAGACCGACCATCTCAATGTCCGCTCGCAGCAGGCGATCGTCCGGCTGGGGGCCGTGCGGGAGGGCGTCTTCCGGCGGCACCGGCTGCGGTCGGACGGGGTGACGTGGCGGGACAGCGTCTACTTCTCGATGCTCGCGACGGAGTGGCCGGACGCGGAGGCACGGCTCCGCGCCCGGCTGGAGAGCTGA
- a CDS encoding DUF5107 domain-containing protein: MATTVRRTAVTLPAAPLGPENPLPALRPLDEPHHLDPAERAGLPPDMARGLGYAPLRSVLPVRVLDGYGRDRATARFDALVIENDRVRATVLPGLGGRLHSLFHKPTGRELLYVNPVFQPADLALAGAWFSGGVEWNLGATGHWSLTCAPLHAARVPAPDGGEMLRLWEWERLRDLPFQIDLWLPAGSDFLHAGIRVRNPHGRTVPTYWWSNIAVPETERTRVLAPADAAWHFGYRRTLSHVPVPVPGPGAPDVTCTTRPEHAADYFFDIPAGDRRWITALDGDGRGLVQTSTDHLRGRKLFLWGHGRGGRRWQEWLTAPGTGGYLEIQAGLARTQLEHIPMPAESEFSWLEAYGPLTADPAAVHGADWTAARGEAARSLEAVLPRAAVEAAYESWLGCADTDPKDILATGSGWGALETERGRHHLPGTPFPATTLGAAQQPWRELLRTGVFPCPVAGAAPGPGPVSPYWRDLLESADTRPGDEWFRDYHLGIAQWAAGDRAQAVRSWERSVAAHPSPWALRALAVAEAVAGDTGRAAERHLAAYDCLLETFLGGAGGAGWTEPAEWTGDTAEAARTVQRALVREAVPVLLAAGRPDDADRVLAGPAAGGTAPLDGGRITLLRARTALARGDAATARALFDDGFAVADLREGARELGETWYAVAELLVAGDGPVDDAVRARARREHPLPAAYDFRMGPDD; the protein is encoded by the coding sequence ATGGCGACGACCGTGCGACGTACCGCTGTGACCCTCCCGGCAGCTCCGCTCGGACCGGAGAACCCGCTGCCCGCGCTCCGCCCGCTCGACGAACCCCACCACCTCGACCCCGCCGAACGCGCCGGCCTGCCCCCTGACATGGCCCGCGGGCTCGGCTACGCACCGCTGCGCTCGGTGCTGCCGGTGCGGGTCCTCGACGGTTACGGACGCGACCGCGCCACCGCCCGCTTCGACGCGCTGGTGATCGAGAACGACCGGGTCCGCGCCACCGTCCTGCCCGGCCTCGGCGGCCGGCTCCACTCGCTGTTCCACAAGCCGACCGGCCGCGAACTCCTCTACGTCAACCCGGTGTTCCAGCCCGCCGACCTCGCGCTGGCCGGCGCCTGGTTCTCCGGCGGCGTCGAGTGGAACCTCGGCGCCACCGGCCACTGGTCCCTCACCTGCGCCCCGTTGCACGCCGCCCGCGTCCCCGCCCCCGACGGCGGCGAGATGCTGCGGCTGTGGGAGTGGGAGCGGCTGCGCGACCTGCCCTTCCAGATCGACCTGTGGCTGCCCGCCGGTTCGGACTTCCTCCACGCCGGCATCCGGGTCCGCAATCCGCACGGCCGCACCGTCCCGACCTACTGGTGGTCCAACATCGCGGTGCCGGAGACCGAGCGCACCCGGGTGCTCGCCCCCGCCGACGCCGCCTGGCACTTCGGCTACCGCCGCACCCTCAGCCATGTCCCGGTCCCCGTACCGGGACCCGGCGCCCCCGACGTCACCTGCACCACCCGCCCGGAACACGCCGCCGACTACTTCTTCGACATCCCCGCCGGCGACCGCCGCTGGATCACCGCGCTCGACGGCGACGGCCGGGGCCTCGTGCAGACCTCCACCGACCACCTCCGCGGCCGCAAGCTCTTTCTCTGGGGCCATGGCCGCGGCGGCCGCCGCTGGCAGGAGTGGCTGACCGCACCCGGCACCGGCGGCTACCTGGAGATCCAGGCCGGCCTCGCCCGTACCCAGCTCGAACACATCCCGATGCCCGCGGAGTCGGAGTTCTCCTGGCTGGAGGCGTACGGCCCGCTCACCGCCGACCCGGCCGCGGTGCACGGCGCCGACTGGACCGCCGCCCGCGGCGAGGCCGCCCGGAGCCTGGAAGCGGTGCTCCCGCGGGCGGCCGTCGAGGCCGCCTACGAGAGCTGGCTCGGCTGCGCGGACACCGACCCCAAGGACATCCTCGCCACCGGTTCCGGCTGGGGCGCCCTGGAGACCGAGCGCGGCCGGCACCACCTGCCCGGCACCCCTTTCCCCGCCACCACCCTCGGCGCCGCCCAGCAGCCGTGGCGGGAACTCCTGCGGACCGGCGTCTTCCCCTGCCCGGTGGCCGGCGCCGCCCCCGGGCCCGGTCCGGTCTCCCCGTACTGGCGTGACCTGCTGGAGTCCGCGGACACCCGTCCGGGCGACGAGTGGTTCCGCGACTACCACCTCGGCATCGCCCAGTGGGCGGCCGGCGACCGCGCCCAGGCCGTCCGCAGCTGGGAACGCTCGGTCGCCGCCCACCCCTCGCCGTGGGCGCTGCGCGCCCTGGCCGTCGCCGAGGCCGTCGCGGGGGACACCGGGCGGGCTGCCGAGCGCCATCTGGCGGCTTACGACTGTCTGCTGGAGACCTTCCTGGGTGGCGCCGGGGGTGCCGGGTGGACTGAACCGGCCGAGTGGACCGGCGACACCGCGGAAGCCGCCCGGACCGTGCAACGCGCCCTCGTCCGGGAGGCGGTGCCCGTCCTGCTGGCCGCCGGCCGCCCCGACGACGCCGACCGCGTCCTCGCCGGGCCCGCGGCTGGCGGCACCGCGCCGCTGGACGGTGGCCGGATCACACTGCTGCGGGCCAGGACCGCGCTCGCCCGGGGCGACGCGGCCACCGCCCGGGCCCTGTTCGACGACGGATTCGCCGTGGCCGACCTGCGGGAAGGAGCGCGTGAACTCGGCGAGACCTGGTACGCCGTCGCCGAACTCCTGGTGGCCGGCGACGGCCCGGTGGACGACGCCGTGCGGGCCCGGGCCCGCCGCGAACACCCGCTGCCCGCCGCCTACGACTTCCGGATGGGCCCGGACGACTGA
- a CDS encoding ketopantoate reductase family protein: protein MRYVIIGAGAVGGTIGGRLFDSGHDVVLVARGAHERVLRERGLRLELPDRTLRLPIPVAAGPDDLTPRRDDVLVLAVKTQDTAAVLSAWASYGDRPAVVCAQNGVENERLALRRFPDVHAMCVWLPSTHLEPGVVRAPCAPLSGMLHLGRYPSGADDTTRAIAADLNDSGFEAPVSDAVMAWKYAKLLGNLANAVEAVFGTLVHGAGEGPALDVARRAQAEGRAVLDAAGIAYTDDEQAARMRDGKLDVQPMGRRGLGSSWQSLMRGTGSIETDYLNGEIVLLGRRVGVPVPVNEELQRVAGLFAREGRRPGELTDRERAELLAV, encoded by the coding sequence ATGCGATACGTCATCATCGGGGCAGGGGCGGTCGGCGGCACGATCGGCGGCCGGCTCTTCGACAGCGGGCACGACGTGGTCCTGGTGGCGCGGGGCGCTCACGAGCGGGTACTGCGGGAGCGCGGGCTGCGCCTGGAACTGCCGGACCGGACACTGCGGTTGCCGATCCCGGTGGCCGCGGGCCCGGACGATCTCACGCCCCGCCGGGACGACGTGCTGGTACTCGCGGTGAAGACGCAGGACACCGCGGCCGTCCTGTCGGCCTGGGCCTCGTACGGCGACCGGCCGGCGGTGGTGTGCGCGCAGAACGGGGTGGAGAACGAGCGTCTCGCGCTGCGCCGCTTCCCCGATGTGCACGCGATGTGCGTCTGGCTGCCGAGCACGCATCTGGAGCCGGGGGTGGTGCGGGCGCCGTGCGCGCCGCTCAGCGGGATGCTGCACCTGGGCCGCTATCCGTCGGGCGCGGACGACACGACACGGGCGATCGCGGCCGATCTGAACGATTCGGGTTTCGAGGCGCCGGTCAGCGACGCGGTGATGGCGTGGAAGTACGCCAAGCTGCTGGGGAATCTGGCCAACGCCGTGGAGGCGGTCTTCGGCACGCTCGTGCACGGGGCCGGCGAGGGGCCGGCGCTCGACGTGGCGCGGCGGGCCCAGGCCGAGGGCCGGGCGGTACTGGACGCGGCGGGGATCGCGTACACCGATGACGAGCAGGCCGCCCGGATGCGCGACGGGAAGCTCGACGTGCAGCCGATGGGCCGGCGCGGTCTCGGTTCGTCGTGGCAGAGCCTGATGCGCGGCACGGGTTCGATCGAGACCGACTACCTCAACGGGGAAATCGTGCTGCTGGGCCGCCGGGTGGGGGTTCCGGTGCCGGTCAACGAGGAGTTGCAGCGGGTCGCCGGTCTCTTCGCGCGGGAGGGCCGCCGGCCGGGTGAACTGACGGACCGCGAGCGGGCGGAGCTGCTCGCGGTGTGA